Part of the Ignavibacterium album JCM 16511 genome, TGAGAAGAGAAAAACATTAATTCAGTTGGTTAAAGATGTTTCTTCTGTTATAAGAATTCCTTTTACTGTCGGAGGAGGAATTTCGGACATTAAAGACATTTCGGATTTGCTTAACAATGGTGCGGATAAAATTTCATTAAATACTTCCGCAATAAAAAATCCAGAACTGATTTCGGATGCAGCAAAAAGATTTGGTTCACAAGCTATCGTTGTTGCAATTGATGTAAAAAGGATTTCTGACAATTACAAAGTTTTTATCAAAGGTGGAAGAGAAGAAACAGCTTGGGATGGTTATTCGTGGTGTAAGAAAGCAGAAGAACTTGGTGCAGGTGAAATACTTCTTACATCAATGGATAAAGATGGAACCAAAAGTGGATTTGATATTGAATTCATTTCAAAACTTGTAAAGATTGTTAAAATTCCTGTTATTGCTTCTGGTGGTGCTGGAAATGAAACGCATTTTCTTGATGCTTTCAACGCTGGTGCTGATGCTTGTCTTGCTGCGAGTTTGTTCCATTATCAGGAATTAAAAATTTCAGAATTAAAATCCTTTCTTTTTCAAAAAGGAGTAAATGTAAGATTATGATTGACATTTCAACATTAAATTTCAGTAAACTAAATGGTCTGATTCCTGCTATCATTGTTGATTCAGAAACTGACAAAATACTTATGCTTGGATTTATGAATGAGCAGGCACTTAAGAAAACAATTGAAACTAATAAAGTTACTTTTTTCAGCAGGACTAAAAGCGCACTTTGGACAAAAGGAGAAACCTCAGGAAATTTTTTGTTCGTAAAAGATATTATCACGGATTGTGATAATGATTCAATCATTGTTTATGCAACACCACAAGGACCAACCTGTCATACAGGTAATTATTCCTGCTTTGGATTAGAAAAAAATAATTTGAGGTTTCTTGGATACTTAAATGATTTGATTTATCAGAGAAAGAAAGCTTTACCGGAAGGATCCTACACAACAGAATTATTTAAATCTGGTTCTGATAGAATTATTCAGAAGGTGGGAGAAGAAGCAACTGAAGTTATCATTGCTGCTAAAAATAAAAGCAGGCGCGAGATTATTTATGAATCTGCAGACCTGCTCTTTCATTTAATTGTAATGTTAGCCGATAACGAAATTAATTTAACCGATATAGTTGATGAACTTAAATCAAGACATAAGTAAAACTATTGCTTAACAAACTTGTAAGCTTCGTAATCAATAAAGTCATCAACATATAAATCAAAAGATTTTACTTTGTCATTTTCGATTTCAAACGGAAAAACTTTTATTCCGTAAGTCGGATCAGAATAAGTGCAAAGAAATCTGTTGTTTCCAATGTACTCGAGTAACCCTTTTAGTTTTGAATGATGTTCTAATGTTAGTTCAAGTTTATCACCAACTTTTTTCAGTTCTGCAAAACCATAAACTTCGTGTTTATATTTTCCTTCAAAGTCCGATAAACTTAATTCGGGTTTAATGTTCATAGCCACCGAGTCCCGAACTTCTTTAAGCCATTTGTTATTTGCTTCCTGTCGTTTTATAAATCCTGCATAAAAAGTTGAATCATAATCCCGATAAGGTAAACCTAAATAAGCATCAATAATTTCCCACTTCAATGATTGGAAGAAAGGATTCTGATCAGTATTAGTCAGAACAACAATTCCAAGTTTTTCTTCCGGAATTAAAGTTACTGAAGTAACAAATCCATTTACACCACCGGTGTGCATCACGATTTCTCTTCCTTCGTAATCCTGAAATGCCCAACCCATTCCGTACAAAGAATAATGTGTTTTGTTGTATGGATGTCTTACCCTTCTCTCGATGGAAAGAAGTTGTCTTGTTTTCTGAATTGCAGAAAAGGGAATAACATTTTGGTTATTGTATTTGCCGCTGTCTAACTGTGCAAGAACCCAATGCGATAAATCATTAATTGATGAACCGATACTTCCGCAAGGAGCTAGATTATCAATATCCTGAATTGGAATAATACTCATCTTACCATCAACCAATGTATGTGGCCTGGCAATGTTCTCTGCTTTCATAAAATCTGCTGATAAAGGAACTGTTCTGTTCATCTCAAGCGGTTTAAAGATTTTCTCATTAACAAATTCTGCCCAGGTCAGTCCGGAAACTTTCTCAATT contains:
- the hisIE gene encoding bifunctional phosphoribosyl-AMP cyclohydrolase/phosphoribosyl-ATP diphosphatase HisIE: MIDISTLNFSKLNGLIPAIIVDSETDKILMLGFMNEQALKKTIETNKVTFFSRTKSALWTKGETSGNFLFVKDIITDCDNDSIIVYATPQGPTCHTGNYSCFGLEKNNLRFLGYLNDLIYQRKKALPEGSYTTELFKSGSDRIIQKVGEEATEVIIAAKNKSRREIIYESADLLFHLIVMLADNEINLTDIVDELKSRHK
- the hisF gene encoding imidazole glycerol phosphate synthase subunit HisF, which gives rise to MLAKRIIPCLDVKDGKVVKGTNFINLRDAGSAVELAERYYQEGADELVFLDITASIEKRKTLIQLVKDVSSVIRIPFTVGGGISDIKDISDLLNNGADKISLNTSAIKNPELISDAAKRFGSQAIVVAIDVKRISDNYKVFIKGGREETAWDGYSWCKKAEELGAGEILLTSMDKDGTKSGFDIEFISKLVKIVKIPVIASGGAGNETHFLDAFNAGADACLAASLFHYQELKISELKSFLFQKGVNVRL
- a CDS encoding serine hydrolase — translated: MKNIKITLVFTLVVLIDCFSQTIPSFITDSLDTYVNRGLQQWQIPGAAVLVVKDGQIVVAKGYGVKELGTNDKVDANTLFMIGSNTKAFTGTALALLEQEGKLNLEDKVVKYLPDFKMKDEWVTQHLNLLDIVSHRMGLETFQGDFMYWTSDLTANEVIQKFGMLTPKYDFRTKYGYTNAGYAIAGKVIEKVSGLTWAEFVNEKIFKPLEMNRTVPLSADFMKAENIARPHTLVDGKMSIIPIQDIDNLAPCGSIGSSINDLSHWVLAQLDSGKYNNQNVIPFSAIQKTRQLLSIERRVRHPYNKTHYSLYGMGWAFQDYEGREIVMHTGGVNGFVTSVTLIPEEKLGIVVLTNTDQNPFFQSLKWEIIDAYLGLPYRDYDSTFYAGFIKRQEANNKWLKEVRDSVAMNIKPELSLSDFEGKYKHEVYGFAELKKVGDKLELTLEHHSKLKGLLEYIGNNRFLCTYSDPTYGIKVFPFEIENDKVKSFDLYVDDFIDYEAYKFVKQ